One stretch of Variovorax sp. 54 DNA includes these proteins:
- a CDS encoding SDR family oxidoreductase, which yields MSEVWKASARRVLITGGDGFLGRSVLAALAAQGTFETLVALDVREVPAARRLPGVAYLQQDVRDDGIADVLAAHAIDTVVHLASIVTPGKDSNRAFEHSVDVGGTRNVLDACVARGVGHIVVSSSGAAYGYHADNPAWITESQPLRGNPVFAYADHKRQVEEMLADCRTQHPALAQTVLRIGTILGERVDNQITALFEKKRLIAIRGSDSPFVFVWDEDVTGAIAHALGGAPAGCYNLAGDGALTIHEIAARLGKRAIAWPAGVLQAALAAGSALGVSRYGPEQLDFLRYRPVLLNTALKSQFGYVPRKTSGEAFEAFIAARAQQGRPVTSA from the coding sequence ATGAGCGAGGTCTGGAAGGCGTCCGCGCGGCGCGTGTTGATCACCGGCGGCGATGGTTTTCTCGGGCGCAGCGTGCTCGCTGCATTGGCTGCGCAAGGCACCTTCGAAACCCTGGTGGCGCTCGACGTGCGCGAGGTGCCCGCCGCGCGGCGGCTGCCCGGCGTGGCCTATCTGCAGCAGGACGTGCGCGACGACGGCATCGCCGACGTGCTCGCTGCGCATGCGATCGACACGGTGGTGCACCTCGCGTCGATCGTCACACCCGGCAAGGACTCGAACCGCGCCTTCGAACATTCGGTCGACGTAGGCGGCACGCGCAACGTGCTCGATGCCTGCGTGGCGCGCGGCGTGGGGCACATCGTGGTGTCGTCGAGCGGCGCGGCCTACGGCTACCACGCGGACAACCCGGCCTGGATCACCGAGTCGCAGCCGCTGCGCGGCAACCCGGTGTTCGCCTACGCCGACCACAAGCGGCAGGTGGAAGAGATGCTGGCCGACTGCCGCACGCAACATCCCGCGCTGGCGCAGACGGTGCTGCGCATCGGCACCATCCTCGGCGAGCGCGTCGACAACCAGATCACCGCGCTGTTCGAGAAGAAGCGGCTGATCGCCATCCGCGGCAGCGACAGCCCCTTCGTGTTCGTGTGGGACGAGGACGTGACCGGTGCCATCGCCCATGCGCTCGGCGGCGCGCCGGCCGGTTGCTACAACCTTGCGGGGGACGGCGCACTCACCATCCACGAGATTGCCGCGCGGCTTGGCAAGCGTGCCATCGCCTGGCCGGCTGGTGTGCTGCAGGCGGCGCTGGCCGCGGGCTCGGCATTGGGCGTGAGCCGCTACGGGCCCGAGCAGCTCGACTTTCTGCGCTACCGGCCGGTGCTGCTGAACACCGCGTTGAAAAGCCAGTTCGGCTACGTGCCGCGCAAGACCAGTGGCGAGGCCTTCGAGGCCTTCATTGCGGCGCGTGCGCAGCAGGGGCGGCCGGTCACTTCCGCGTAG
- a CDS encoding LysR family transcriptional regulator has product MRFDLTDLRLFLHVVEAGSLTAGAGRSHMTLASASQRVRGMEDALGTPLLTRHAQGVRPTEAGRTLLHHARVVLQQMERLRGELGEYGQGLKGHVRFMCGTSALTEHLPEVLSRFLAEHPRISVDLEERASPDTVEALRSGLCDIGIVSDAIESDSLECHPFRRDDLVLVMPRGHALAGRRRVHLAEVVDSEFVGLPADSALQQLITGHARALARHLAYRVRVRNFEAVCRMVEYGIGVGIVPQTAAERCARSMKIARASLADPWAERTLMACVRSSEDLPLNARRMLDYLIAPPPSAADATRK; this is encoded by the coding sequence ATGCGATTCGATCTGACCGACCTGCGGCTCTTTCTCCACGTCGTCGAAGCCGGCAGCCTCACGGCCGGCGCCGGCCGCTCGCACATGACGCTGGCCTCGGCCAGCCAGCGCGTGCGCGGCATGGAAGACGCGCTCGGCACGCCGCTGCTCACCCGCCACGCGCAGGGCGTGCGCCCCACCGAGGCCGGCCGCACGCTGCTGCACCATGCGCGCGTCGTGCTGCAGCAGATGGAGCGGCTGCGCGGTGAACTCGGCGAATACGGCCAGGGCCTCAAGGGCCACGTGCGCTTCATGTGCGGCACCTCGGCGCTCACCGAGCACCTGCCCGAGGTGCTGAGCCGCTTTCTGGCCGAGCATCCGCGCATCTCGGTCGACCTCGAGGAGCGCGCCAGCCCCGACACCGTGGAAGCCCTGCGCAGCGGCCTGTGCGACATCGGCATCGTCTCCGACGCCATCGAGAGCGACAGCCTCGAATGCCACCCCTTCCGCCGCGACGACCTCGTGCTGGTGATGCCGCGCGGCCACGCGCTGGCCGGCCGGCGCCGCGTGCACCTGGCCGAGGTGGTCGACAGCGAGTTCGTCGGCCTGCCCGCCGACAGCGCGCTGCAGCAGCTGATCACGGGGCATGCGCGCGCGCTCGCCAGGCATCTGGCCTACCGCGTGCGCGTGCGCAACTTCGAGGCCGTGTGCCGCATGGTCGAGTACGGCATCGGCGTGGGCATCGTGCCGCAGACCGCGGCCGAGCGCTGCGCCCGCTCGATGAAGATCGCGCGCGCCTCGCTCGCCGACCCGTGGGCCGAGCGCACGCTGATGGCCTGCGTGCGCTCGTCGGAAGACCTGCCGCTGAATGCGCGGCGCATGCTCGACTACCTCATCGCACCACCGCCGTCGGCGGCAGACGCTACGCGGAAGTGA
- a CDS encoding SDR family oxidoreductase codes for MLLPFRNVVLTGACGGLGQALARELIGHGARVALVGLDTERLAALAAPAEARCKAYTPDVSDGPAMQAMATDWMQRFGPPDLVIANAGVAGGYDTAEADDLAVFRRMLEINLLGAATTFQPFVQPMRAAGRGALVGVASIAGWHGMPGNGAYCASKGGLIRYLESLRAELRGTGLTVHTVSPGYIRTALTAGNRFAMPGLLEADAAARQLLAGLAARREKIVLPRRIGWLSKALDLLPAPLHDRLLRGQPRKPRVGEAGATAIPGLNSQNEKEPPRR; via the coding sequence ATGCTCTTGCCGTTTCGCAATGTCGTTCTCACCGGTGCCTGCGGCGGCCTCGGGCAGGCGCTGGCGCGCGAGCTGATCGGCCACGGTGCGCGCGTGGCGCTGGTGGGGCTCGACACCGAACGCCTCGCGGCACTCGCCGCGCCGGCCGAGGCGCGCTGCAAGGCCTACACGCCCGACGTGTCCGACGGCCCCGCCATGCAGGCGATGGCCACCGACTGGATGCAGCGCTTCGGCCCACCCGATCTCGTGATCGCCAACGCGGGCGTGGCCGGCGGCTACGACACCGCCGAGGCCGACGACCTGGCCGTGTTCCGCCGCATGCTCGAGATCAACCTGCTCGGCGCGGCCACCACCTTCCAGCCTTTCGTGCAGCCGATGCGCGCAGCGGGCCGCGGCGCGCTCGTCGGCGTGGCCAGCATCGCGGGCTGGCACGGCATGCCGGGCAACGGCGCCTACTGCGCGAGCAAGGGCGGCCTGATCCGCTATCTCGAAAGCCTGCGCGCCGAGCTGCGCGGCACGGGACTCACGGTGCACACGGTGAGCCCGGGCTACATCCGTACCGCGCTCACGGCCGGCAACCGCTTCGCGATGCCGGGGTTGCTCGAGGCCGACGCGGCGGCGCGCCAGCTGCTGGCGGGCCTTGCAGCACGGCGCGAAAAGATCGTGCTGCCGCGGCGCATCGGCTGGCTGTCGAAAGCGCTCGACCTCTTGCCTGCGCCACTGCACGACCGCCTGCTGCGCGGGCAGCCGCGCAAGCCGCGCGTGGGCGAGGCCGGTGCCACGGCCATCCCCGGTCTGAATTCCCAGAATGAGAAAGAACCTCCCCGCCGATGA
- a CDS encoding bile acid:sodium symporter family protein, giving the protein MLPVDEIRLHFNPASLVLLNVVLGFLMFGIALDTRIDDFKRVARMPGAMAVGIGAQFVVLPAVTFVLTLILQPGPSIALGMILVACCPPGNISQILTHRAGGNVALSVSMTAISNALSIVVMPLNFAFWGGLHPTASQLLKTIALDPLDMLGHIVMIIGIPFVLGVACAHQLPRFTARIKKPARILSFLALIVFIVGAIAGNWRYFLDYVGLVLLAVVIHDALAFGTGYLCARLSGLGDYDRRAVSIEVGIRNAGLGLVLIFSFFGGLGGMAVVAGVWGFWDIIAGLALASWWGRKPATP; this is encoded by the coding sequence ATGCTGCCTGTCGACGAGATCCGCCTGCACTTCAACCCGGCCTCGCTGGTGCTGCTCAACGTGGTGCTGGGCTTTCTGATGTTCGGCATTGCGCTGGACACGCGCATCGACGACTTCAAGCGCGTCGCGCGCATGCCCGGCGCGATGGCGGTGGGCATCGGCGCGCAGTTCGTGGTGCTGCCGGCCGTGACCTTCGTGCTCACGCTGATCCTGCAGCCGGGCCCGAGCATCGCGCTGGGCATGATCCTCGTGGCCTGCTGCCCGCCGGGCAACATCTCGCAGATCCTCACGCACCGCGCGGGCGGCAACGTGGCGCTGTCGGTGTCGATGACGGCGATCTCGAATGCGCTGTCCATCGTGGTGATGCCGCTGAACTTCGCGTTCTGGGGCGGCCTGCACCCCACGGCCTCGCAGCTGCTGAAGACCATCGCGCTCGACCCGCTCGACATGCTGGGCCACATCGTGATGATCATCGGCATTCCCTTCGTGCTGGGCGTGGCCTGCGCGCACCAGCTGCCGCGGTTCACGGCGCGCATCAAGAAGCCGGCGCGCATCCTGAGCTTCCTGGCGCTGATCGTTTTCATCGTCGGCGCCATCGCGGGCAACTGGCGCTACTTTCTCGACTACGTGGGGCTGGTGCTGCTGGCGGTCGTCATTCACGACGCGCTGGCCTTCGGCACTGGCTACCTGTGCGCGCGGCTCTCGGGGCTGGGCGACTACGACCGGCGCGCGGTGTCCATCGAAGTGGGCATCCGCAACGCGGGGCTCGGGCTGGTGCTGATCTTCAGCTTCTTCGGCGGGCTCGGCGGCATGGCCGTGGTGGCGGGCGTGTGGGGCTTCTGGGACATCATCGCGGGCCTGGCGCTGGCGAGCTGGTGGGGGCGCAAGCCTGCGACGCCATGA
- a CDS encoding flavin-containing monooxygenase, with the protein MTPSATAVPTHEQIALIGAGPSGLAGARNLQKLGVPFQGFEAHSDVGGLWDIDNPRSTVYHSAHLISSKRTTEFAEFPMADTVADYPSHRELRRYFSDFADRFGLRAHFRFGTRVLRVEPVSDAPDTRWRVSVEAPDGTVETDEYKGVVIANGTLSEPKHPQFEGHFDGELLHTSSYKHAELFKDKRVLIVGAGNSGCDIAVDAVHYAQSVDISVRRGYYFVPKYVFGKPADTLGGKRPLPPWLKQKVDATVLQWFTGDPVRFGFPKPDYKMYESHPVVNSLVLHHVGHGDIGVRADIARLAGRTVHFKDGSARDYDLILTATGYALHYPFIDRELLNWQGMAPRLYLNIFSPRFETLGVLGMIEASGIGWQGRYEQAELLARYFRAHAAGSPKATALRAAVQGPPPDLSGGFKYLQLERMAYYVHKDTYRAAVRQAAAALAD; encoded by the coding sequence ATGACGCCTTCTGCCACTGCCGTTCCGACCCACGAACAGATCGCCCTCATCGGCGCCGGCCCCTCGGGCCTGGCGGGCGCCCGCAATCTCCAGAAGCTCGGCGTTCCGTTCCAGGGCTTCGAGGCGCACAGCGATGTGGGCGGCCTCTGGGACATCGACAACCCGCGCTCCACGGTCTACCACTCGGCCCACCTGATCTCGAGCAAGCGCACCACCGAGTTCGCCGAGTTTCCGATGGCCGACACCGTGGCCGACTACCCGAGCCACCGCGAGCTGCGTCGCTACTTCAGCGACTTTGCCGACCGCTTCGGCCTGCGCGCGCACTTTCGCTTCGGCACGCGCGTGCTGCGCGTGGAGCCGGTGAGCGACGCACCCGACACGCGCTGGCGCGTGAGCGTCGAGGCGCCCGACGGCACGGTCGAGACCGACGAATACAAGGGCGTGGTGATCGCCAATGGCACGCTCTCGGAGCCCAAGCACCCGCAGTTCGAAGGCCACTTCGACGGCGAGCTGCTGCACACCAGCAGCTACAAGCACGCGGAACTGTTCAAGGACAAGCGCGTGCTGATCGTCGGCGCGGGCAACTCGGGCTGCGACATCGCGGTCGATGCCGTGCACTACGCGCAGAGCGTCGACATTTCGGTGCGGCGCGGCTACTACTTCGTGCCCAAGTACGTGTTCGGCAAACCGGCCGACACGCTGGGCGGCAAGCGCCCACTGCCGCCGTGGCTCAAGCAGAAGGTCGATGCCACCGTGCTGCAGTGGTTCACCGGCGACCCGGTGCGCTTCGGTTTTCCGAAGCCCGACTACAAGATGTACGAGTCGCACCCGGTGGTGAACTCGCTGGTGCTGCACCACGTGGGCCATGGCGACATTGGCGTGCGCGCCGACATCGCGCGGCTCGCGGGGCGCACCGTGCATTTCAAGGACGGCAGCGCGCGCGACTACGACCTGATCCTCACGGCCACGGGCTATGCGCTGCACTACCCGTTCATCGACCGCGAGCTGCTCAACTGGCAGGGCATGGCGCCGCGCCTGTACCTCAACATCTTCTCGCCGCGTTTCGAGACGCTGGGTGTGCTCGGCATGATCGAGGCGAGCGGCATCGGCTGGCAGGGGCGGTACGAGCAGGCCGAGCTGCTGGCGCGCTACTTCCGCGCGCACGCGGCGGGCTCGCCCAAGGCGACCGCACTGCGTGCAGCAGTGCAGGGGCCGCCGCCCGATCTGTCGGGCGGCTTCAAGTACCTGCAGCTGGAACGGATGGCGTACTACGTCCACAAGGACACCTACCGCGCGGCCGTGCGCCAAGCCGCTGCTGCGTTGGCTGACTGA